Within the Legionella pneumophila subsp. pneumophila str. Philadelphia 1 genome, the region TACCTCTGGAGACTGGGACTGGTGTATAAAACTTGACTCCAAGCACTCAAGCCCTGAGGAAACTGCTTTGTTTGTTAAAAATTTAAGAAATGCCGATTGGGTTGCAGAAACCAAAACCAGTTGGTGGAAAGAAGTTGCTGTAAAGTAATTTAATAAGATGAATTGTTTGGGAAATTATAATGGTATTTTATAATTTCCCATTTAGTCATGAGCGATTCCAAGGTGGAAACTCTTGACGACTGAATTCAAACAATACAAACTACGTTTCTTGATTTAAGTCTTATTTGTTCCAATCGTTGTTGTTATAGCATTAAAACAATATATTTAACTTCAGTTATTAATAAAATCAGTTATTATTTCGAATCAGCTCGAGCTGAGGAGGCATTTATGCCGTCTCGAAGCCTAGCATCGGATTTAATGTTTTTTTGTCAAGGCTTCGAGACGATGCTTATGTATCTCCTCAGCCCAAACGTAACCTGGGGTTCGACTGGTTTTTATATCCTCTTTATCTATAACTCACGTTATTTAGTAGATAGATTTAGAAGTTGTTTATTCTGCCGCCATGAACTTTTCAACAAGAAACTGTTTAACCATGCTTTATTATAAATTCCTGGAATTTTTGTTGCACCTCACGCGCCTGATGAGCAAAGAAAAACCCCAAATGAGTGCCGTATTCAATCCAGAAGCGCTCTTTTTCTTTCGATGCTAATCGCTCATAAGCAAATACACCATTGTAAAATTTTACATCAGCATCATGTGTCCCATGAATTATTAGTGCAGGGCAGTTAATTTTAGAAAAATCATACCAGCTGGTTTTTACACCCTCTGCCATGTCATTCACGGTCCCTGTTTTACGGGCCTTATAGTCCGCCATGCTATTCATTAGTTCAGCAATGATTTCCAGGCGCTCCCGACAATTTAAGATCTCTTTCACCCGGTCATCTACACGTACTGGATCCAGGTAACCTTCCAGTTTAATTAAATTCTTGATAAATGACTTGGGGAAATAAATCATGCTTTTTTTAGCGACCCATAAACCAAAATCAGTCATAAAAAGGGCTTGAGCCAATTTGTTGGATTGTTCAGGCATTAAATATTCTCCAGCTATAGCATCTATTGCAATGATTGCTTTAGTTTTTTTCGGGTGGCGAATGGCAAAAGGATACAGAGAAAGCCCTCCAGCTGATATGGCTACAATAACTGCGCTGGTAATATTCAAATAATCCAGTAAGCCGGCCAGGGCATCTGCCTGTTCTTCTGCTGTTTGTCCAGTATCAATGGGTGTTCCCAAATAACCGGGACGAGAAGGACAAATCATTTGGTAACCATCAGGGATATAGCGTTTGAATAAAAGCACTGCCTGATCATAACCACCCCCTCCACCATGAATAATCAGTACGGGTTTTCCATTACCATAAGTAACAAACTCCATAGTACCCATTGGTAGCTTTGCCAATTGAGGTCGTGAAATAGGTAACGGCGAATTCAGTTTTTGACGCAAGAATTCTTGAATTTCATTCATGGCAACTCCCTATCCAAAGTGAAAGCAAATTAATACTTGGCTTTTTAGATGATCTTGTCTACTGAAAATATCGAAAATTATTTATGAAAAGACCTTTTTGCCATCTAATTTCTTTTTGATAAATATGTTCTATTTTGTTTCCATTTAAGACCTATCAGAAATGAGATGCTTGCAAGCATTAATTAATTATATTGGGCCTGAACAAAGCAAAATTAAACCCTTACACTCTTGGCGAATGATAAATGAGATCATTTTATTTTAATTAATCTATATCTAGATTAGTTTTCAACCATAAATTTTATTTCATCAATTTTTGCTGAAATTCTTGCGGATAAATAAGCATCCCTTTTGGCCAGTTTCTGCGCCACTTTTAATTGAGCAATAGCACCTCTTTTTTGCCCCTCAAGTAGCAAGCATTGTGCTTGAGTAAAATAGGCATAACTTTTCTGATGGGATTCAGCTTGAGCCCTTGCCAATTCTCGGCAAAGCGGTAAGTCCTCTTTGTATTGCCTACTACCCTTAAGAAGTACGGCTGTAGCTTTTTGAGGTTGGTTTGCAGTTAACAATCCTTGGGCGTATGCCATTAGAGCAGCATAATTGTCAGGAAAATTATTTTGTAATTCAGCAAGACGGGAGAGTGCTGATTGATATTGTGATAAACCTAATTCAGCTTGAGCCATAGCAATTTGAAAATTGAGATTACTATTATCCTGTAACAGTAAAGGGTTTAATTTTTCAGCTGCTTTTTGAAAATTGTTATTATTTAACAAGGCAAGTACGTATCCATACTGGCAAGCAGTGGCAGGATTTTTTTTATGGCAATGATGCTCATAATAATCAAGAATTTGTTTATTATTAGAGGCGACAGAAACTCTGATTAACTCTTTAAATAAGGCATAGTCCAAAGAATCAGTATAATGTTTTTTAGGCAAACGGCTGGTTCTGTTTTCAGCCTCAGCTATCCTGTCAGCATCCAGGGGGTGAGTCCGCAGTATTGCTGGAATATTGGCAGTGTAATAATAACGGGAATTTTCTTGCATTTTATTAAAAAATGCGGCCATACCTTGAGGATTGAAGCCTGCCTTAATCAGCATGTCTATACCAATTCTGTCGGCTTCTTTTTCTTTTGAGCGTGTAAAATTGATGTTGTCCTGGGAAAATCCGGAAACGGATGCCATCATAGCGCCCATCCCGACAGTTGGATTCAAGACGCCCAAGGCTGCAGACGCCAGAATAGAGGCTAATAATGGAACACGCATCTGTTTTTGGTGTTCTATAATGCTGTAAAGATGATGTAAGCGAACATGCGCAATTTCATGAGCCATTACAGCTGCCAGTTCACTTTCATTGCTGCTCGTTAAAATGAGTTGGGTATTAATGCCTATGTACCCTCCTGGACCTGCAAATGCATTGATTTCTTTGGATTTAACAATAAAAAAATAAGGTGTTTTGATACGGCCATAATGTGCCAGTTTTTTTCCTATGGAGTTGATGTATTGACTGGCCAAAGGATTGCGCTCTACGCTGTCCGACTGATTAATAAGTTGAATAAATTCTCTTTCTAATTGTTCCAGTTCTTTGGTTGTATAGGGTGAAAGACTCCCGGCATTAGTTGTAGGTGCTAAAAAAAAGAAGACGATCCCCAAACCCCAGTAAAATAGTTTAGGTAATGTCTTTTTCGTGATTAACTTATAATTTAAGTTCAATTTAATCATTAGGCTACTCAATAATTGAATAATTTGTTATCATTCGACCACATTAAGAAGGTGGTTAATATATGCACGAACAGTTTCTGCTTGCAGCACTTGAACAAGCCAAACTGGGGAGAGGCTTTTGTGCCCCCAATCCCAGCGTTGGGGCGGTTGCTGTGCAAAATGGTAATATTATAGCACAGGCATGGCATAGAGGTGCAGGTACACCGCATGCAGAACAATTATTGTTATCACAAATTCCACCCCAAACGCCAGGGGTTACGCTTTATGTCACGCTGGAGCCTTGTAATCATTGGGGCAAAACTCCCCCTTGTGTTGATGCTATTATCAATCATGGTATAGAGGAGGTTGTTTTTTCCTATTTTGATCCAAACCCCATTGTTGCCAAAAGTAACTCCTCAGAAAAATTACGTGAACATGGAATACAAGTCAGGCATATTCCTGTAAAGGCAATTGATGTGTTCTATAAAAGCTATGCTTATTGGACTATGACCCATAAACCAAGAGTCACTGTTAAAATAGCACAAACTTTTGATGGTAAAATTGGAAAGTCTGAGGGAGCTCGAGTGGTTTTGTCCAATGCTTTATGCGAACAGTTCACTCATCAAATGCGTGCTGCCAGTGATGTCATATTAACCAGTGCCAAGACAGTTCAAATGGATAATCCAAGAATGAACGCCAGATTAGATAGTGGATTGGTAGCAAAGCCAGTTGCCATTGTTGACCGCAATTTAAGTTTGTCTGATGACACAATCATTTTTTCGACAGCAAAACATTGCCACATTTATCATCAACCACAAGCAAATCAGGCAAAGACTTATCCTAATAGCACTCATTATGCGATGCCTTTGCAAAATGGGTTGATGGACCTGGAGGCAATAATAACTCATCTTGGTCAACTGGGATATCATGACGTATGGGTTGAGGCGGGCGGAGCTATTTTTTCTGCGTTACATAGTAAGGGATTGGTGCATAGAACCTATTTGTATTTAGTTCCCGGCAGTTTAGGGCATCAAGCGATTTCAGCTTATCAACAACAGGGGATTTTTGAAAAAGCTCATACGGTGAGTTGGCAAGCTATGGGTGACAATATGATAGCATGTTTGGATTGGCAGGAGGATGAGTGTTTACCGGATTGATAGAAAATACAGGCAAAGTATTAATGAATAGGCAAGGAGAAAATTCTAGTCGTTTAGTCGTATCTTCAAGCTATCAGGATTTGAAACCTGGTGAGAGTATCGCTGTAAATGGGGTTTGTTTAACCCTTTTGCCAGCAGATTTTCCTGAACTGTGTTTTGATATTTCACCTGAAACTCTGCATGTTACCACATTGTCAAAATTATCATCTGGCGACATGGTTAATCTTGAAAGAGCTATGCTGGCATCAACCCGCTTTGGTGGTCATTATGTATCGGGTCATGTAGACACCAGGGCCAAAGTGAAATCCATTCGTGCTGTTAATGAATTTATCGCGATGGATTTGGATGGTTTTATCCCAGAACATAATCATTATTTAATACCCAAAGGTAGCATTACAGTAGATGGAGTTAGCTTGACTATTAATACTGTATCAGAACAAACCGTCGGACTCATGCTGGTGCCACATACATTATCAATGACCAATCTCGGTTCATTGAGAGTGGGCCAGCAAGTCAATATTGAATTTGATTATCTTACCCGTATTGTGGCTCATCAGCTTCAAATTATCGGGAAATTGAACCTAGAGGAAGTGTCATGAAACATTCATTAGCAACAATAGAAGAGGCTGTGGCGACACTTAAAGCCGGTAAAATGATTATTCTAATGGATGATGAAGATAGAGAGAATGAAGGTGATTTGGTGATTGCTGCTGAGCACGCTACTCCTGAAGCCATTAATTTTATGTCTCGTCTTGGTTGCGGTTTAATTTGTTTGCCTATGGCTGAAGAATTGATAGACAAACTCCAACTGCCCATGATGGCTCGGCATAACAAATCGCCGTATGGAACGGCGTTTACGGTTTCGATTGAAGCAGCTAACGGTGTCTCCACAGGCATCTCAGCAAGAGACAGAGCTCGAACAATTCAAGTGGCTATTGATCCAAAAAGCGGGCCATCTGATATCATTTCACCTGGACATGTTTTTCCTTTACGGGCTAGAAAGAGAGGAGTTTTAGAAAGACCAGGTCAAACAGAAGGCAGTGTTGACTTGGTAAAACTTGCCGGATTGACCCCGGCCGCAGTGATTTGTGAAATCATTAATGAAGATGGAACAATGAGCAGACGTGATGAATTAGCTCTTTTTTCAAAAAAACATCAAATCCCTTTAGTCACCATTAAAGATTTAATTCAGTACAGAGTACGGCATGAAAATCTGATTCATCCCGTTGCAACCACACAAATTCCTCTGGAGGAGAACGGTGTTTTTACTATGACTGTTTTTGAGAATCAGATAGATTCCTGTGAACATTTTGTCTTGGTTAAACCCCCTTTGTATGGTAATCAAGTGCCTTTGGTTCGAATTCATTCTGAGTGCATAACAGGTGATGTTTTTGGCTCCAGAAAATGTGATTGTGGAAAGCAACTGGAGTTGTCTTTATCCCAGATCGGAGCGGAAGGCGGTATATTAATTTATTTGCGTCAGGAAGGCCGCGGAATAGGTTTGGCAAACAAATTAAAGGCGTATGCTTTGCAAGAGCAGGGGTTTGATACAGTCGATGCTAATCTGGAATTAGGATTGCCCGCTGACGATAGAGATTATGCCGTAGCATACCAAATACTGAAATATTTAGGGGTTGAAGCATTAAGGTTGCTGACAAATAATCCTTTAAAAATCGCTTCTCTTGAGCGTTATGGAATGAAGATTACTCAACGCATTCCTTTGGAAATTGAGCCCTCCAGAGAAAATCACAGTTATTTAAAAACCAAAAAAATAAAACTGGGGCATTTATTAGCCATTGATTAGGATAAACATGAGAGAGATAAAAACAATTGTTAGTGATGGTGTCACGTTTCCAATAGCGCTAGTTGTAAGTACTTTTAATGAACTGATAACCTCTGCATTAAAAAAAGGGGCGTTAGATAGATTGACTGAACTGGGTTTTAAATCGGAGGACATTACCTTAGTTGAGGTTCCTGGCGCAGTAGAGATTCCGTTTGTTGCACAGTTGCTAGCGAAAAAACAAAAAGTAGAAGTCATAGTGGCACTTGGAGCAGTTATCCGTGGTGAAACCTCTCATTATGATTACGTTTGTGATCAGGTCAGCCAGGGATGCCAAAGGGTTATGTTAGATTATAATATTCCGGTTATCTTTGGTGTATTAACTACTGAAAATGATGAGCAGGCTTTGGCAAGAGTGGGAGGAACTCACGGCCATAAAGGGAGAGATGCGATAGATTGTGCGGTTTCCATGCGTTCTATTAAACAACAATTGCAATAGTTCTATTAATTTTGCTCAAATTTCTGTTATTTATATCTTCATTTTGATAGAATTGAATCCCGTTTACATGCAAATTAAATTGAACACCAAATTGGTGGATTCGGCATTTTGAGCGGGGTCAAAAAATGACAAAATATATTTTTATTACTGGCGGGGTTGTGTCTTCTTTAGGAAAAGGCATAGCAGCCGCATCTCTTGCAGCTATTCTTGAAGCTCGTGGTCTTCGCGTTACGTTGATAAAGCTTGATCCCTACATTAACGTTGATCCTGGTACTATGAGTCCCTTTCAGCATGGCGAGGTTTTCGTAACGAATGACGGGGCGGAGACCGATTTGGATTTGGGACATTATGAGCGCTTTGTTAAAACAACAATGACCAAGCGTAATAATTTCACATCGGGAAAAATTTACGAAAATGTAATTAAGAAAGAAAGACGTGGTGATTATTTAGGAGGGACAGTTCAGGTTATTCCTCATATTACTAATGAAATCAAACGCTGTATCAAACTCGGTGCGGATGCATTCGATGTGGCTATGGTTGAAATAGGAGGAACTGTTGGTGATATTGAATCATTACCCTTTCTTGAAGCAATTAGGCAGATGCGTATTGAGTTAGGTTCACAACGAGCGATATTTATTCATCTTACTTTGGTTCCTTATATTGCTACTTCTGGGGAAACCAAAACCAAACCAACTCAACACTCGGTAAAGGAATTGCGTTCTATTGGTATCCAGCCAGATGTATTGATTTGCCGTTCAGAAAAACCATTATCCATGGCAGACAGGGCTAAAATCGCACTATTCACTAATGTTGAAAAAGAAGCTGTGATTTCTCTTGAGGATGCGAATAGTATTTATCAAATACCTATGATTCTACATGCGCAGCATTTAGACGAAATTGTTGTTAAGAAACTAAGCCTGGAAGCTAAGCAGGCTGATTTGAGCGAGTGGCAACGAGTAGTTGATATGCAAGCAGTTCAAACGATGACAGTGAAAATCGCTATGGTAGGTAAATATACGGAGCTGAATGATGCCTACAAGTCGATTAATGAAGCTTTATTGCATGCTGGAATTCATACTGAAACAAAAGTAGAAATTATCTATTTTGATGCTGAGATGATAGAAAAGCATGGCGCTTTATTGCTTGAATCCATTGATGCTATTTTGGTACCTGGTGGTTTTGGTGAGAGAGGAGTCGAAGGCAAAATTAAGGCTATCCAATATGCTCGGGAGCATAAAGTTCCTTTTTTAGGGATATGTTTGGGTATGCAAACAGCTGTTATTGAATTTGCGAGAAATGTAGTCGGTTTGACAGGAGCTAATTCGACCGAGTTCAATAAAGAAACATTGTATCCAGTGCTTGGTTTAATTAGTGAATGGATGGATGCCGATGGCAGCAAGCAGATCAGGGACGAAAATACTGACTTGGGTGGAACCATGCGTTTGGGCGGACAATACTGTCATCTTGCTGAAGGCACTCTGGCAAGAAAAGTTTATGGCAAACCACAAATTATAGAGCGCCATCGCCATCGATATGAAGTCAATAACAAGTATGTGGATAGTTTGGTAAAACATGGCTTAATTATTTCAGGGCGATCAGCAGATAATTCACTGGTTGAGATGATAGAATTAGCGGACCACCCCTGGTTTTTAGCTTGTCAGTTTCATCCTGAATTCACATCAAATCCAAGAGATAGTCATCCTCTATTTAAGGAGTTTGTACTTGCAGCTCGTATTCACCATCAAGAGAAGGACAAAAAATGAGATTATGTGGTTTTGAAGCAGGCTTGGATAAGCCATTGTTTTTGATTGCCGGCCCTTGTGTTATTGAAAGTGAAGAATTGGCTTTAGAGACCGCAGGATATTTAAAGGAAATGTGCAGTCAGTTGAATATCCCTTTCATCTATAAGTCTTCTTTTGATAAAGCAAACCGTTCATCTATTTCCAGTTACAGGGGGCCTGGCTTTGAAAAAGGGTTATCGATTCTGGAAAAGGTTAAATCACAAATAGGTGTTCCTGTTTTGACTGATGTTCATGAAGACACGCCCTTATTTGAAGTCTCCAGTGTGGTAGATGTATTACAAACGCCAGCCTTCCTATGCAGACAAACCAATTTTATCCAAAAAGTTGCTGCCATGAATAAGCCGGTTAATATTAAAAAAGGACAGTTTCTTGCTCCCTGGGAAATGAAACATGTTATTGCGAAGGCAAAGGCGCAAGGTAATGAGCAAATTATGGCTTGTGAGCGAGGAGTGAGCTTCGGCTACAATAATTTGGTTTCTGATATGCGTTCCCTCGTTATCATGCGTGAAACCGGCTGTCCAGTGGTTTATGATGCAACACATTCGGTTCAATTGCCCGGGGGCAATAATGGTGTATCCGGGGGGCAGAGAGAATTTATTCCGGCTCTTGCAAGAGCAGCTGTAGCTGTTGGAATATCAGGGTTATTTATGGAAACTCACCCTGATCCGGATAAGGCACTAAGTGATGGTCCCAATAGTTGGCCTCTAGATAAAATGAAACAACTTTTGGAATCATTGAAAGCAGCGGATGAAGTATATAAAAAGTACAGTACTGATTTCTAAATTAAATGATATCCCGTGTAAAAAGAAGTATGGCACGGGAATATTTTTTATTTTGCTCCTCGCTGTTATCTGATTAATCATACCGTTTTTGATTTGATTCGAAAGAGACAATGATGGTGTTAATATAATCACATTGATTCTAATGTTTTCTTGATGAATAAAATGTTACAATATGTGCATTGAGAAAATATTGGAGCCAGTCATTATGTCCGGTATTAAAAAATTCAATTTAACTTATCAGCAAGTACCTAAAATATTTTCATTGCCTGAAAGTGTATTTTTATCCAAAGATGTTGAGTTAATTCCTGAAGAAGTATTGAAACAAACCAAAACACAAAAAAATATTGTTGCTAAAACTATTGAGCAAATCGATAAAGATCTTGAAAGAACCTGTTACGTGGATTTTGATGGACTTACTGTTGCGCAATTAAAATCTGATTGGTTAACTGTCAATCCACAAGGTGATTTGGCGCTATCAGAAGGTGTTTATCCATCCTTTTCTCAGGGAGACAATACCGGTGCGGTAATAGGAGAAATTCTTCAAACCAAACATTTTTCGTTACCTTTGTCAGAAGAAGACCCTAAAGCATTCATGGAAGTAACAAGAAATACAACGAGAATTTGTTTTTCTTATAAAAATTCTGCTGGACAACCCTCAGGATTTTCCCTGGTTGCCGCTCCAAATGGTGATAGTGAAGGAAATCATAAAGGCTGGATTATTTCAGTTATCCAAAATACCGTTGGGAATTACAAGGGCAGGAAAGTATCAGTTCTTGCTTCTCCAAATTATGTAAGGTCTGAAGCTCAATCAACAGTCGATATGGACACTCCTGATGCTATTGAAAGAGAATTAAAGAGAGTCATTAATAATGATAAAGTCGCCAGTTTAATAAAAGGCATTTTTAAGGAAGATGGAACACTCAATGCGGATTATATTCGACAATTGGCTTCACGGATCAAAGGGAATCGAAATATAGACGATCGTGACCGAAAATCTGCACAATTCAATATTCTCATCGAATTGGCAGAACAATTGGATGATGAAAAATTAAGACACTATATCAATTCAATAAAAGCTGATATGGCTGCAGATATTGAGTTTTTCAAAGATGGAATTTATGAGCAGCATCTAAGTGAGTTATCCAACAAGATTTCCTTATCGTTAAGTAAGATGCCTTCTGTAAATAAAAAAACTACTGAAATAGGCAGAATATTAAATAATATTTCTGAGCGTTATGCACAGATTAAAATGATTGAGGATGCACAGAGAAAGAACCCGGAGTTATCCCATATTTTTAAGGCAATGGCTCAAAAAATAAAATCCGATTTCCATGATATAAAATTTGATGGAACACATCATGATAATCGAAATATTTTGCTCTTAAGTCAATTTGAAGTCGCAAGTGTTGAACAGAAGATTAGAAACTATTATCAAACCAATCCTCTGGTAAAACAATATTTTGTAGATAAAGATAAAGCAAATCATCATTTACAAGTTGAGCTAAGCCGGTTATCTCCTCCCAAAAATGAGGGTTTTTTCAGTAGAAATAAAGATTCATTTGGATTTAGTATTTTTATGGGTCTAATCGTAGGAGTCAGTGCGGCATTATTTTTGACTGGCGTTCTTGCCCCCATCGGAGTAGCTCTCATTGCTGTTGGAGCAGCCTTGATTACAACAGGACTGGTAGGGTCAATCGATATTTATGTCAATGAGAAAGAGTACGCTAACGAAACATCGCATTATTCTCATGAGGTAAAATGCTTAAGGAGTGCTCATAGGGAGCATTTGGTTCGTTTAGAAAAAAATTTACATGAGCAAATCAACCTTTCTGATTTTCTAACTCCTGATAAGCCGGAGTTTTTATCAGGCATCAAAGTCAATAAGAAAAAACCGCTGACTCCGGAGAGAGTGGCCCATGCTTTATGGCTACAGGATAAAAGTGCTCGAGATACTTCAGTAGCAAAAAATAGATTTTCGATATGGGCTGCCAAGCAGGAAAACCTGGATTTTGGTATAGAGGAAGTGGAAAGCGTAATCAAACAAAGATATGTCATGAAATCATAAAAAATATTGAGAATTCAATGAAGCAGACATTTATAACTCTTGGCAAAATATAGCAAACGAATCAGCTGATTGGATAATACGGTAAAAAAATATGTTAACTGATGCTCAAATTCAACACGCTATTAATAATCTTAATATACTTATTGCACACTATAACTCGCCAATATCCTGCTTTTCTTTTGACAATGAGCGAGTTACAAGGAACTGGTTTTTCAAATCTGAATCAACACATGCTACTGCCCTGAGTAATTATTTAAAGAAAATTATCGATGAAGTTTCAAGCGACAAAGTAGATAAGACTAATAGTTTATATTCTAGTTTGTTTATTAGCTTACAAAATTTCCTTCATTTACAACCGAATCGGGTAATTGAAGGCTTGAATTTTAATTTAGAGAATAGTCAGTACCTGAAACGCAAAAACTTGATTATTAAGAGACTGGAACATTTTCATATCGAGAATCAATTCAGGGATGATCTGAAACGACATCTTCTTCCTGAGATTCAATATGATACGTGCACTGGGCATTATACCTCGCCAGACGATGATAAAGCGCATCAACATGGCTCAGAAGCCCAGCGAATTTTCTTCTCTACTCAATGGGAAAGATTAAAAGCCTTATGCAATTGGTTATTGGCTAAAATGGGTATTCATATTTTTGAAACCGCACGTTATAAAGAACATGACTATTTGGATAGTGAGGTCTATGCCAATGATCCCGCGATTGAACCAGGGGTAAGCCCACAACAATCAGCCACTCATTACTGGATTGGCCATGCATCAAATCTAATGACCATACCGGCCCATGATTCGCCATTGCATGTAGTCACTGATCCTGTTGAAGGTGATTTGGCTCCATTTCTATACCCGCGTATGACAAAAGAAGGGAGTTTAATTGATGGAACTGGCAGTAAAAAATTACCCAAAATTGATATAGTAGTGATTTCTCACAATCACCATGATCATGTAAGTCAGTCCACATTGAAGCGCCTATTAAAACAGCAACCCAAGATGGTAGTTCCGGAAGGTGACGAATCATTCTTTTTAGGCATGGGATTTACCGATGTTGTAGGGTTGAAATGGTGGGAACAAGCAAAGATTACAGATTTCCAAGGGAATGAATTATTAAGGATAACTGCAGTGCCTGCCAGGCATTGGTCGGGTCGATCGCTGACCGATGCTCATTGCTCAGCATTTAATGGCTATGTGCTGCATGCAAATCAATTAGATGGAGATATTTATTTTGCTGGGGATACCGCGTTAATGGATGACATGTTATCACAGCCCATTTTTGAAAAATTCAATATCGTTACCTCTATTCAACCCGGTGGTCCAGATGAGCGGCGTGAAGACATGGAGTCTACTCATCAATCTTCTGCGGATGCAATTCTGATGCATTTTAAAATATTAGCTGCACAATATCAAAAAATGAAAGAGAAGAATGAGAGTTTATCTCTTGATGATTTTTTAATTGAAAATCAACATCTTAAAACTCTTTATAACCATACTGCTACTTTCAAATTAGGAAATTTACGTCTGAAAGATACCTATTACAGTTATCAGAGAATGGTTGCTGCATTTAGGGAAGATGCTCAATGGAGAGCTGATCATTTACCAAAGCATGAGCAAAAGGTTTACGATCATATTCAACTTTTGATAAGCAATATGGTTTTCAAAGATAATCAACAGCTTAGTAATCGGCAAATTGCCGATCTGATTCTGGGCAAGGTAGTTATTCCCAAAATTGGTCAAAGACAACCACTTTATTTTAAAGAAAAACCGATAAAGACAGAAACATTTCAATATCGTAATCTGATTACTAATCGTCGTGCTTTACTCGAGTTTGACATGTTGCTGCAAGAATCCATTGCTGAGTCGAATGAATTCTTTAATATCAAACGACTTATTTTAAATCTGTTGCGAGCCTATCAAAATCCCTGGCATGCCTTTTTTTCCCGAACGCATCTTGGAGTAGGTAATTACGAGCAAGATATCCGCAATTGCCAGAGTAATAGCGATTTACTCGCTGTATTAAACCATATGGAAAGAAATCTAGGCAAAAGAAATCCACATGGCCACATGCAGAGTTTGATTTATTATGCTA harbors:
- the kdsA gene encoding 3-deoxy-8-phosphooctulonate synthase — protein: MRLCGFEAGLDKPLFLIAGPCVIESEELALETAGYLKEMCSQLNIPFIYKSSFDKANRSSISSYRGPGFEKGLSILEKVKSQIGVPVLTDVHEDTPLFEVSSVVDVLQTPAFLCRQTNFIQKVAAMNKPVNIKKGQFLAPWEMKHVIAKAKAQGNEQIMACERGVSFGYNNLVSDMRSLVIMRETGCPVVYDATHSVQLPGGNNGVSGGQREFIPALARAAVAVGISGLFMETHPDPDKALSDGPNSWPLDKMKQLLESLKAADEVYKKYSTDF
- a CDS encoding MBL fold metallo-hydrolase, which gives rise to MLTDAQIQHAINNLNILIAHYNSPISCFSFDNERVTRNWFFKSESTHATALSNYLKKIIDEVSSDKVDKTNSLYSSLFISLQNFLHLQPNRVIEGLNFNLENSQYLKRKNLIIKRLEHFHIENQFRDDLKRHLLPEIQYDTCTGHYTSPDDDKAHQHGSEAQRIFFSTQWERLKALCNWLLAKMGIHIFETARYKEHDYLDSEVYANDPAIEPGVSPQQSATHYWIGHASNLMTIPAHDSPLHVVTDPVEGDLAPFLYPRMTKEGSLIDGTGSKKLPKIDIVVISHNHHDHVSQSTLKRLLKQQPKMVVPEGDESFFLGMGFTDVVGLKWWEQAKITDFQGNELLRITAVPARHWSGRSLTDAHCSAFNGYVLHANQLDGDIYFAGDTALMDDMLSQPIFEKFNIVTSIQPGGPDERREDMESTHQSSADAILMHFKILAAQYQKMKEKNESLSLDDFLIENQHLKTLYNHTATFKLGNLRLKDTYYSYQRMVAAFREDAQWRADHLPKHEQKVYDHIQLLISNMVFKDNQQLSNRQIADLILGKVVIPKIGQRQPLYFKEKPIKTETFQYRNLITNRRALLEFDMLLQESIAESNEFFNIKRLILNLLRAYQNPWHAFFSRTHLGVGNYEQDIRNCQSNSDLLAVLNHMERNLGKRNPHGHMQSLIYYAKWVIDFSNKYQHETLMKFKEYFACQQIRKLADQEIHHAGLIVGFGDRQAKQQRFKVLSNELADLPEDVAEYRKAIDNWLATRVNDGQSTQQLLSENRSSVFAKKVTRGESTVLHIKTTLDLAVSS
- the ravS gene encoding Dot/Icm T4SS effector RavS, coding for MCIEKILEPVIMSGIKKFNLTYQQVPKIFSLPESVFLSKDVELIPEEVLKQTKTQKNIVAKTIEQIDKDLERTCYVDFDGLTVAQLKSDWLTVNPQGDLALSEGVYPSFSQGDNTGAVIGEILQTKHFSLPLSEEDPKAFMEVTRNTTRICFSYKNSAGQPSGFSLVAAPNGDSEGNHKGWIISVIQNTVGNYKGRKVSVLASPNYVRSEAQSTVDMDTPDAIERELKRVINNDKVASLIKGIFKEDGTLNADYIRQLASRIKGNRNIDDRDRKSAQFNILIELAEQLDDEKLRHYINSIKADMAADIEFFKDGIYEQHLSELSNKISLSLSKMPSVNKKTTEIGRILNNISERYAQIKMIEDAQRKNPELSHIFKAMAQKIKSDFHDIKFDGTHHDNRNILLLSQFEVASVEQKIRNYYQTNPLVKQYFVDKDKANHHLQVELSRLSPPKNEGFFSRNKDSFGFSIFMGLIVGVSAALFLTGVLAPIGVALIAVGAALITTGLVGSIDIYVNEKEYANETSHYSHEVKCLRSAHREHLVRLEKNLHEQINLSDFLTPDKPEFLSGIKVNKKKPLTPERVAHALWLQDKSARDTSVAKNRFSIWAAKQENLDFGIEEVESVIKQRYVMKS
- a CDS encoding CTP synthase; translation: MTKYIFITGGVVSSLGKGIAAASLAAILEARGLRVTLIKLDPYINVDPGTMSPFQHGEVFVTNDGAETDLDLGHYERFVKTTMTKRNNFTSGKIYENVIKKERRGDYLGGTVQVIPHITNEIKRCIKLGADAFDVAMVEIGGTVGDIESLPFLEAIRQMRIELGSQRAIFIHLTLVPYIATSGETKTKPTQHSVKELRSIGIQPDVLICRSEKPLSMADRAKIALFTNVEKEAVISLEDANSIYQIPMILHAQHLDEIVVKKLSLEAKQADLSEWQRVVDMQAVQTMTVKIAMVGKYTELNDAYKSINEALLHAGIHTETKVEIIYFDAEMIEKHGALLLESIDAILVPGGFGERGVEGKIKAIQYAREHKVPFLGICLGMQTAVIEFARNVVGLTGANSTEFNKETLYPVLGLISEWMDADGSKQIRDENTDLGGTMRLGGQYCHLAEGTLARKVYGKPQIIERHRHRYEVNNKYVDSLVKHGLIISGRSADNSLVEMIELADHPWFLACQFHPEFTSNPRDSHPLFKEFVLAARIHHQEKDKK